The Humulus lupulus chromosome 7, drHumLupu1.1, whole genome shotgun sequence region TTTCGCAATCTTCCTCTAGATCTATGCCTTTGAGACATGCTTTGATTGCTATTTTTTGGGGTTGTCTTCAGGAGAGGAGGTGCCAGAATCATTTATTTCTTTCAGAGTAAGGAAGCATTTCTTGGCTTGCTTCTGGCACCCTTTTATGTCGATTGTATACCACCCGTTGGGTGAGTGGCACCGCATAACTTGGTGCAAAGTTGAGACCACTCCCTGCATTCTGTGGATCCAACTTCTTCCCATGATGGCATTGTAGCTTGTGGCGGAGTCCACGATGAGGAAGTCCACAGGCAAGGTTCGTTCTGTGGCTACCAAGGTTAATCGAACAACACCCTTTGGGTATACCCTCTGGTTGTTAAATCCCAAAATTGGTGCAGCAGAGGTCCTGATCTGATTTTCTTTGAGTCCCGTTTTCTGAAAGGCTTCCCAGAAGAGAATGTCAACCCCACTGCCCCCATCGACTAAAACTCTCCCCAGCTGGCAATGGTCGACCTGTAGCGAAATGACTAGAGGGTTTTCATGGGGCAGGTGCACTCCCCGCAAGTCATCTTCGATGAAGGTGATAGCAGAGGCTAGATAGCGTCTGTCCTCCGAAGTGACAAGGTTGACTGTGTGGCCTAATGATCTGTATCGCTTCACCCGTTCCTCCATCCTCCTGTGAATTTTGGTTGCCTGCTCTTGTTCCTCGGTGAGCTCCACGATCCCGTGTATCATGGGGATTTTCTTGAGAGGCTCTTGTGAGCTCGTGGTGGCCGTATGCAGGGGGTCTGCCACTGGTGGTGTTGGGGTAGAAGCAGTGTTGGGCTATGAGGTGCCGGGTCTACTTGTCCGTTTAATATACTGGGTTAACCGTCCACTTCTCATGAGGGCCTAGATCTGATTGTGTAGGTTGTGGCATTCGGCGATTGTATGGCCATGATCCTTGTGGAAGAGGTAGAACctgtttttttctcttctttcagGAGGAGTGGTAATTTTGTATGGTTCACGCCAGATGGGCCTATCTTTGTTTTCTTCATAAACGACTTCCTGAAGGACGGTGTATTCGAAAGAGGGGTATCGTGGTGGGTCTCGATTTGGTTTTGGCCTTTTCCCTTCTTTCATGTGATCAGTTTCTTGTCTCTTCCTCTTGTCGTCCCTTGCAGGTGGGGGAGGAAGGTTATTTGCTGGTGGAGTGGAGATAAGTGCAGATTTCTTCTGTGCACGCTCTCGAAATTCCAGGACCCTAAAGACGCCCTCGGCACGAATCTGAATCTCAACCATGTCATGAGGTGGTGTCATGGTGAGGTTTTCGTGTAAGAGAGATCCCACCTGTAAGCTTTTAACAAAGAGGTTAGCCACGGTGACTGGTTCGACATCGTGGATCTGATGTACGAGGTCGATGAAACGTTGCAGGTATGATTTTGGATGTTCATTTTCCCCTTGCTCGATTCGGTAGAGATCTGCCATCGTTCTTGGTGCCTCGCGGTTAGCATTATACTGTTGGAGAAAGGCTCCGCGGAGATCACCGAAACTGTTGACAGAACCAGGTTTTAACTATTTGAACCACAACAGGGCTAGCCCAGAGAAAGTTGTGGAGAAAACTTTGCACTGTATGGCTTCATTGTTGGCTTCCAAGGCCATCTTCTGTTGAAATTGGAACAGGTGGTTGAGCGGGTCTCCCTTTCCATTAAACGCGGGTAGAGGAGGGATTATGAAGTCCCACGGTTTGGGCTCGTTCTGGATCCATTCTGCAAAGGACGACCTCTCAGTGGTTCTTGATACCAAATCCATGTGCTCAGTAGTGTGAGCAGACCTTCCATCCGAAAACTTCTGCATCATTTCTCGCATCATCTCTTCTTTCCAATTGTCCAAGAACCGGATGGAGGGGGTACGGTCCTCGGCTGGTGAGTCTTGCACGACCCGTTGTGGGGTCTGCTGAGGCCCACTCTCGGCGGCTAGTTGGGTTGTTCTTATGGGCTCTGGACCGGCTCGCGCATGCATCTCACAGTGTACCGTCCGCCTCTCCTCGCCCCCTGGTGAAGACGGGTCGGGGAGGGTTTTAGGGGACCCTGGGACCCTTCTCTGATGTGGTGTGTGCTTCTCCGAGGGGAGTCGATCTGAACGATCGGAGCTTCAGGTCTACCAAGGTCGAGATTCTTGTTGTCTTGGGTCCTGCACGTAGCTTCATTAGACTTTCGCAATTCGGCGATCTCTGCTTCAAGCCTGGCCTGAGCTTCGGTCAGCGTCCTAATGGCTTCGTCGGATCGCTGCTAGCTAGCCTCCAGCAGGCGACACATCCTGTCAATTTGGTCGCCCACATCAGTCAGTGGGACGACCTGGGCGACGGTACCCGGTGCTCCGTTGTTCTTAGGCGGCATGGCTCCAAGGTTTCAAGTAGATCTTGATTACAAGGAAAGAGTTCTTGATTTGACGAAGTGGTTGAAAAAGGAACAGGtttcccacagacggcaccaaTTTGTTGAAGCAACAATTTTATCTTTCTATATCTGGAGGTTTCTGCTGACGAATGCTAATCTTCCGATCCTTCTCTAATGGTGATGATCGCTTTGACAATTGTTGATTCGTCGggggtacctgcaagaaagacactctgatGCCTAAGTCAAATTTTTCGATCCCTTTATTTGAATAAGAATTCAGTATTTATAGAACAGAAATGTGGGGTGATTAGTTGGTTAAACTGAACCCCTGATTGGGGAGggaaataactgaatttcccccCAAGATGCATTGGTTTTAATTAAATACGCAGAGGTCAGAGGCATAGACCGCCTCTGACCCGTGGCTTCTATCTTCGGAGCCTCTGTAGATCAAAACGATCTGTTTTGAGCATATTAAAAATGAAGAAATGTCTTTGGGTCGAATATTTTGGGTCCAACAGTTCTCAATAAATATTAAGTGAAATATTGACTTTTTGTGTTAATTTGCATCTTGTGCATTGACGCACAATTACAAATATTGAGCCAAATTAGCATTAACTCATATTTTGTgttaaatttgacacaaaatttgCATCTTTCATAGGAGATGGTCTCAAGGGGCAAAAATCTTATTTATTCTTAAGAATTTAAATTgggtataagataattattaagaATTTAAATTGGATATAAGATAATGAGTGGTTCGAAGCTTAAACTATAAATTTTAATGAAATAACAATTCTGAAGGAAAATGTCAATGcctcttttattttaaaaaatatgatgtaaataattttaatattttaatgatgAATAAATTTAAGTGGTCCAACACCTCATAATTAAGCTTAACATTTTAAATTTATGAAAGTGATAACAATAAAATTGTAtgtattaaaaatgatatttatcaATTAAAATTGAACCTGTAGCATATCGTAATATTTTTGGAAGGGCTTTGGTAACGTTTTACAAAAATCGAAACCTGATAATCCAAAATCTGACATATTTAATCCTTGTGCACCCTTAGTTACCAGGCACTCATATTTGCAATAATATAAGTAACTGGATACTTAGAAACTAAACATGAGTACCAAAACTAATCGTTTATCATTTTCTTAGTTTTATGTTGCATAGTAATCAATTACCTCAATTTGCATTAAATGTTAGTAATATGTTACTCATAAATTAAACACAAATATCATATTACTCTAATGGTAACAGGTTATCCTGATGGTAACCATAATAAGTTACTTTGATGGTAACAAGTGACCACACCCTGATTGTAACATATTATCCCTAATGGTAACCCTAAATAAGTTGATCTAAGAAATGACGtgcttaaaaaaaattgaaaaatatttcatacactaaaaataaaattttaaaaataataaaacaattatgtaATATAAAAATGTATAAAATATATGTAGAATTATACATTTACTTTTTATTAAATAGTGTGAAATGACAACACtaagtttaaaaaaatttataaaacttAAAACACTAAACTTACTAACAATATGATAATACTAGAAAACATAGCCGTACTTCGCGCAGTTTTTTTAtaaagattaaaaaatatatatttttaaatattttttggggATACTATGTGTAAGTGATTCATTTTCACCATAAACGTACAACATGCTCCTTATATGGATACGTAAGGGCGTCTTGACCGTAATTTTTTTTCATGATAATGTTCATTATATAGCGAACCTCCTGCAGGTTttcgagaaattctgaataattaaagtgccaaaaataaaattcaaaccacatgttgtacgtgtgcttttatttaataataatattattttatacgcTTTAcgtttttgtttattatataaatttcttaagatttttatatttttaaggtagaaaatttataaatcatGATATTTTGCAtaatcattcatttttttaaataaatatttttattaattaaattaataatgttcttaatcaaattaatatcatgtgtatacatgttgatatttttaattgttaagatattttggttttaaatttgaagtatcaaaataataaatcttGAAGATAAGTGCCAATTTATATAtgattcatttattattataaattattaagaaattatttattcataaatattttatttaaatataaataaaaatatttttattttaaatttgaaatgtcaaaattttgaaataaatatggaaaattttgaaataaatctcaattatatatgattattgatcataataattattaaaaactagttatatataaataaattaagatattcaaaattttgaatttgaaatatgaaacaataaaaagattATCATGAATTGGAAAATCTTTAAGATAAATGTGAATTTATATatgattgatttattataataattattagaaaattagttattaataaatattaaaaagaaTTATGGAAGACGTATTGCCGTTATTgatgattttagatattttattttttttaaattatttaataatcataaatcaaataaaatagaataaaaaatgtagaaaaattagaaatagattagagattttgacttgaattctccttttattttatttttaaaaaaaattgtgtgatatttttcaattttaacaTTGTCTTCATTTAAAATATATCTGACGATGAACTTTATaagtattatttatatttttgtcaAGTAAAATTACTTCAATTGGCTTATCATATTATTGTCAAGGCAATGACTATCCTAGATTTTGATTTGTTGATTATTTGAACTTAGGAACAAATGGAACTTGAGTAGCTTAAATTTATAAAGCCAAATTTTAAGGGTATTTTGCTTCCACTATTATGTTCATTTATGTATAGAGGACGTTTACTTCATTTAGATTTGATGAATTGAATTTCTGGACATGATTATTGTTTACCTTGTATGATAACTtcctaaatgtgtgaatatgttattgatgagTGACATTATTCATACTTGTTAGTATTAGAAGTTGGCAGGTATCATAAATTATTATATACTATTGCTACTAAAAGATATTACAATACttatacatatattaaatttcTATGTAGCATCATATTTTGATGGGATagtaaacttagattttgtccattctatttacttgtatttctttcagaaaaaattgaataattattgACAGAGATTATAAGTTTTGTATCATAATTATAAGATTCAATTCAAATTGTACAAAAATTTCacatataataacaataatattattattatttaataatatccaatgagaataatatttaattaatttaaaaaataattatttaaattttaatttaaattcatataaaaaatattataaaatatttttaattttaaaaaaattctacaaaaatagatatttaacttACTAACAATATGATAATATTCTCATATAATTCGCTTAAAATAGAAAAAACCATAGCTTTTGGGAATCTTTGAATTCCCatatttatgaaataaaaaaaaaagtcactaCACCTAATTTTCACTTCTATTTATCTATGAATGTCTCCCTTTATATCGAGCTCtttatttggttattttctaCTTACTAACACGCGTTGATTAGATTTTCATCAATACCCTACCATTTTAATTCACGGCATATGAGTAATCTTTATTCCAACAAGTTATCACATTAGTTCTCAGTAATGTGGTCAATTAAATATACAAATAATTTCGATAAGATACTAGATTAATTACCAAATTCTTTTTTTGTTGGGGATTAGTTACCAACATTTTCGTTACAAAGGGCTCTTATAAGTTTCTACATAGTTAGAAATGATTATCAATTTAgatcattcatatatatatttttttttaaatataccaACTTTTGTTCATAGTTTGTAAAAAAATATGTCATAAATTTAACAGAATTTAGGACAAACATATTATAATGTGCCTTTGGGCAACCACTAGTTATAAATTAAGCC contains the following coding sequences:
- the LOC133792386 gene encoding uncharacterized protein LOC133792386 → MIHGIVELTEEQEQATKIHRRMEERVKRYRSLGHTVNLVTSEDRRYLASAITFIEDDLRGVHLPHENPLVISLQVDHCQLGRVLVDGGSGVDILFWEAFQKTGLKENQIRTSAAPILGFNNQRVYPKGVVRLTLVATERTLPVDFLIVDSATSYNAIMGRSWIHRMQGVVSTLHQVMRCHSPNGWYTIDIKGCQKQAKKCFLTLKEINDSGTSSPEDNPKK